A genome region from Mammaliicoccus sp. Marseille-Q6498 includes the following:
- a CDS encoding 3'-5' exonuclease, translating into MSSFVALDFETANGSPESICSVGMVKVVDHQITENFYTLVNPKDYFSKFNIKIHKIDPSDVEDAPTFDVVFPYMMDFIGDLPVVAHNAKFDMNVLFKSLIKLNINIPDMTYFCSCVLARKTVDNHKYGLAPMMSYYNIDFNGHHHALNDAKACAIITYRLLKHYPDLDTVLSIYGKSLSDKKYV; encoded by the coding sequence ATGTCTTCATTCGTTGCGCTCGATTTCGAAACAGCTAATGGGAGTCCTGAAAGTATTTGTTCTGTAGGAATGGTCAAAGTAGTTGATCATCAAATAACTGAGAACTTCTATACTTTAGTAAATCCTAAAGACTATTTTTCAAAATTTAATATTAAAATCCATAAAATTGACCCATCAGATGTAGAAGACGCCCCTACTTTTGATGTTGTATTTCCATATATGATGGACTTTATTGGAGATTTACCAGTTGTGGCGCATAATGCTAAATTCGATATGAATGTATTGTTTAAGTCTCTTATAAAATTAAACATAAACATTCCAGATATGACTTATTTTTGTTCTTGTGTACTAGCAAGAAAAACAGTCGATAATCATAAATATGGCCTGGCACCCATGATGTCATATTATAATATAGATTTTAACGGACATCATCATGCTTTAAATGATGCAAAAGCCTGTGCCATTATAACTTATAGACTTTTAAAACATTACCCTGACTTAGATACTGTATTAAGTATTTACGGTAAAAGTCTATCTGACAAAAAATATGTATAA
- a CDS encoding ferritin, translated as MLSKNILDALNNQLNHEFYAAHAYMAMAAYCADKSYDGFANFYIQQAKEERFHGMKIYNYINDRGEKAVFTSLDAPKTEFSSLLETFKDGLAQEQDVTRRFYNLSEIAKNENDFATISFLNWFLDEQVEEESMFETHIDYLERIQEDNNALYIYEKELASRQFDEEE; from the coding sequence ATGTTATCTAAAAATATATTAGATGCTTTAAACAATCAATTAAATCACGAATTTTACGCAGCACATGCATACATGGCTATGGCAGCATATTGTGCAGACAAGAGTTACGACGGTTTTGCAAACTTCTATATTCAACAAGCTAAAGAAGAACGTTTCCATGGAATGAAAATATACAACTATATAAATGACCGTGGTGAAAAAGCAGTGTTCACATCACTAGATGCACCTAAAACTGAATTCAGTTCATTATTAGAAACATTTAAAGATGGACTTGCTCAAGAACAAGACGTTACTCGTCGTTTCTATAATTTATCTGAAATTGCTAAAAACGAAAATGACTTCGCTACAATTTCATTCTTAAATTGGTTCTTAGATGAACAAGTTGAAGAAGAGTCAATGTTCGAAACACACATTGATTATTTAGAAAGAATTCAAGAAGACAATAACGCATTATACATTTATGAAAAAGAATTAGCATCTCGTCAATTTGACGAAGAAGAATAA